CGTCAAAATCAGAATTATTATTTTCCACTCTGATGTGGAAAAATAAATTAGGGTTGTAGAATTTTGTTCTGCCACGTCAATATGAAATACTACACCCAGTCAAAGTAATAATCGTGTTCAATTTTGGTTCTAATAATGGTGACTATTACCTCCTCatgaataacaaaaatattatttatatattaaatttaattattaaaattaattattaatatatttaaatataaatatataatttaatttttttaatagtattgagtttaaaaaattttaaattattatgatgatcaaatattaattaaaaataaaataaaatataaaattattaacttAATTGTATTGTAATGATAAATTAGTTGATTAACAATTTTATTGTATGTAGATTTTGTGATTGGaccaaaaattaaacaaaatctAATGTGATGATAATATTCACTTttgtacaaaaatattatatcatatGTGACTGAATTATTACGTTAGTTGAGACAGAATTTATTGAGCAAGTTCAATTAATCCTAGTACATGACCAACAGAGGCTTGGTCTGCaaattagaagaagaaaaaaaaattgatgtatGCTTTTTTCGGTTACCCTCTCTTCTCTTTGAatggaattcaaatttaattaacTTGTCTTTATTGAATTggtaacagaaaagaaaaagtgggAAAAAGGAAGTGGATAATTAActcattttaatttccttttttaCTTCCAGTAAAagtttttttctcttctctttcttctctctctagTTTTCGGTCACATCCATCAAAAAAATGATAGAAGAAAGAATAAACTATCATAGGAAGAAAGAACATAAGCTAGAAGAAGTAAGCAGCCAAAGTGATAATGGCCCTTACAAAAAGAAGATCTATAATTGGCATGGCTGAGATTTTTACCATTAATGACAAGATGTGGTGAAGAAGTCTCAAGATCTCCATACCTAAAAATGGTAGCAATCCAATTCGGTTAGAGAAGAAGATCCTTGTGGTATGGCTCATCTCTAATTTTGTTCATCCATCACAGAAGGTAGCTACTGTAGCTACATGGAAGAGGAAGCAGAAGTGGAGCGGATAGAGCTGTCAAGGATCAAGTGTTCATTAAGGGTCAGAAATTTTTTTTGGGGACCAAGTCAAGATGGAAGGCTCAGATTGAAACTTGATGAGAATGGATGAGAGAGAGGCAATTGTATGTTGGTTTTTGCTTTCGgttcctctctcttctctctgttCGAACCGATTTTggtgattgaagaagaagaagttggctcGGTTGAACCGTTTCAACCTTGGAAGCTTCcccttctataataagggtgaacGGCCAAGAGTTGAGACAAGGAGAGTAAGCACAGAGTTTTCATAGCTACCCAAGCTAACAgaaattcttctccttcaatgttttctattttgtattttctttaaattttgtcTGTCTTGAGCCTCATGGTGAAAAAGACAAACAGTGAAGTTTATAAGAAAAAGCAAATGAGTGAAAAAAGACAGAATgtacaaaattaaagaaaaagtcataggTGTCCTAGAGGTCCTTTATACATCTAtgtgttgtgtatcatgattttGTGGGAATTCCCTTACAAGTTGGGTTAACAATTAGCAGTTGAAAGCTTGATAAGTGACCAAGTCAAGTTTAGGATTAGAGATagattctggacttgtcccggatagaaAGGATAGTCCATAGGGAGAATTGGTATCTATAATCTGCAtgattatagtaaaattttatcattgttgtgataaagactggatgtaggctgtattgcacttagcagctgaactaAGATACTTCTTAGTgtgtttctctctctttcttctacTCCATTTTTGTTTCTGTTGCATAGAAAACAACATTGAAAAATATCTCCTGACTGATTACGAGACAAAAAAACGTCTTTTGACTAgttacgagacaaaaagaaTATCCTAAAACTATCTTAAAAGACAAAAAGTAACgctaaaaaaatgaattaaaattcaacccttatttttttagtcattaattatcattaaatatatatttatattttaatatatattttatattaataacaaaCAAATAACATAATCGTATAtatgaataaattaataacagCCATGGCCGCTAAAAGTTAAAAGAAATGAACATGGAAAAAAATTTATCGTTACAAGTAAGTAATAACTTACTATTTTTCCTTCTTTGTTGTGATTTGTGAATCAGCGATTTTCCTATGTCGATTTCGAGTGAGagcaattattttatttttatgaagaTTATATAACGCCTTCCCCAGTCGTCCGTTGGTTTCTAAGTATCTAGAAGGttgttttcttctctctcatctgtgattgtgtatatatatatttatatatatttttgtatagtTGATGAATAATAAGGTTTTGGAAGATAGCTATATTAGTCTACATAGGCATCATGATCATATCTTAGCTTCTAGAACAATTGCAGTGCAAGGCATAATGGTAAACAACAGTACAACCcgatatttttatcaaattgaTTGATTATTATTCTTTTCAAAGTTgctgaaaattaaattaaataacatcCACGAGTAGGGAAAAAGGagctttctcttttctttagTTAATATTATTCAATTGGTTTTCACATCCTTTTTCTTCGCCTTATTTTGTCCAAATTGTAGAATGGTATGAGGAAGAAGATTaattaagaaataaagaacaatgaAAAGGCTGTTGACACATTCCATAACAACAATCCCAATCAGGTTTCCCCTCCACCCCACACAAATCCCATTTACTCCAATTAAAGTTTCAAGCAAAccgattaaattaattaatcattCAAATTCTTCAAATTGAATCATTCCTAGCAAGTGCTACCGTGCCGGTGCCCAAATTTGTTTACATCTCCGTCCCTATGAAGAAAGTGAAATTGCTTTATACATATTCATCAATTATTAGTAAGTGAATTCTATGGTGTCTTTTACTATGGTGTCTAAATTGCCTaactttcttttaaaaataaaaaataaaatgtttaaaacaaaaaataaaatatttaaaatttattaaatattatctaTTTGTCTTTTTAGTAAGTTAGACACAATATCAAAAGCACCATAACATTCACCTTATTAATATTATCATAGCAGAATTACCAGGTTTGCATGTGTTATGTTCCCCTAGGTAGGTTCAAACTGCCGGCGAGTATCTGGGCGGAGCACCGACCACCACGATGTTTGCTGACAGAAAATTACTTATCTAATTAAGCGagattaattatttactatttaTTACCTTTTTGTGTCTCTCTCTGTCCCTTAAAAAGTAAgcaatttttattatatcctACACTTCACATATCCTATATGCATAAGAATATCTATTTAGAGTTatatgaagaaaaataattaatgaaaatcACCAAAGGATAAGTATTACTATTAATAGAATAAAATGCACTTTTTTATGCCCCGAAGacttttgaaatattttataaaaagtttACAATAAGTACCATTATTTATAACATAAATACTATAAACTAAATTGATATCTATTAAAAATTGAAGAGTTTGAAAAAAATTCtcaaatttatagtatattgaATATTCTAAATGATTGTTTGGATATCACCAATTGTGGAGATAAACCAAAATTATTAGGTTTTCAAGTTCCCATCGGAAGCACGTCACCGTCCATGTCATGCTTCGTTGCTTCATACGGAGCGTTGAAGTAATCAAGTAGCTTCCCTCTGTGTGTGTATCAATTCAACGGACAGTAGAACCTCACCGTCGTAGAGTACTCGTATAACGTATGCCTTAATCTCTATCTTCTAGAAACCTTGAGCTTCTAGAATTTCGTTACCCCACCCACATGGTGTTGAGTGTTGACTTTAATTTCAAGGTCCCAATCATCCGGAGTGGCATTTCTATCTAACAAGTTATTTTCAAGAAACCCAAATTGCCTTGTTTTCTACCTTTGGATAACTCTCCCATGCATCATCCACAGATTTCACAACCTGAGAGTTCAATTTATCCTATGCTTAGCTGATTAGTAGCAATCAACCTcgaactaattttaatttagtctGTTATTTTTCAGTAAAAATCAAAGGAAATATAACACAATAAGTTGAAAATAGTAGAATAGTCATGAAAAAGAAGACATGtcaattttgtttttttctcgATTTTTCATTTTTACCCCAAAGAAAGGGAATACTGTAAGTACTCGTgacccccttttttttttttttaatcgtGGGACAAAACTCAGCAGAATCTAGTTCTGTAAATTAGCAAGTTGCCTCTACATCTACGCGTACATGTACAAATAGTAGTATAATACGTAATAACTAACTAATAACTATGATCAAGGGCAAGGGCAAGGCGTTTCAATAACTCCGCCTTCTCTCTTGTTTTCGTGACTCGGCCGAGTCGACTCACTACCAGCACTGGTCCGTTTCCCAGTTCCGGCTGGTGTAGCCAGAAAATACGGACGCCGTCGACAACGGCCGTTGCCGCATCCCGAATAGGCTCCGATCGTAAGTGGCGCGCTTGTCAGGATCCGATAGAGTACAGTAAGCATCGTGAATCCTCATAAACTCGTCCGCCGAGGAGCTTTTCCGATCGATCGCCGCCACGTCCGGGTGGCAGACTCTGGCGAGTCGCCGGTACGCCGCCTTGATCTCCTGGCTGGAGGCACCGGCGTGAATACCAAGAACCTCATAGAGAGAACTGCAGGAAGGGATGATGGCGTCGGGGTTCAGAAACGAAGGCCTCTTTTGGTCCGTCCAGGTAGAGCGTGCTTCTGCGGTGGCTGTAGCGGTGGCGAAGGAGACAATCGGGCGGGATCTGACGCGAGAAGGCGGCGGAGCAA
The genomic region above belongs to Arachis stenosperma cultivar V10309 chromosome 5, arast.V10309.gnm1.PFL2, whole genome shotgun sequence and contains:
- the LOC130982515 gene encoding chaperone protein dnaJ 11, chloroplastic-like, yielding MISSASFPSSLPAANFIGGSVAPPPSRVRSRPIVSFATATATAEARSTWTDQKRPSFLNPDAIIPSCSSLYEVLGIHAGASSQEIKAAYRRLARVCHPDVAAIDRKSSSADEFMRIHDAYCTLSDPDKRATYDRSLFGMRQRPLSTASVFSGYTSRNWETDQCW